CGATTGACTATATGCTCTTATCGCTAATTTTCTGTACAATCATCACAGTAGACTAAGTTATATTAGTTATGTGATATTTTCCAGCTTCTATTCTAATTAATGTTCCTTGGTAATGTTTCAGCTGGCCAAGTGGATGTTGAGCAAAGGTCAAGGAGCAACAATGGGAACATATGACACCCTTCTACTGGCATTTGATATGGATCAGAGAGTAGATGAGGCTGAATCATTGTGGAACATGATTTTGCATGTACATACACGTTCTATCTCAAAGCAATTGTTTTCTAGGATGATCTCTTTGTATGATCATCACAGCATGCAAGATAAGATAATAGAGGTATAAGGATTGCCATCTTATTTGCTTTCTTACACTTGGCTTACATTCTATGCAAGAAACTGCTTCTTCTGTTTCCTTGCTGTTTTTATACTTGATGTTTTTGAAAAGTGTTGAAGATACTTAAGAAGGTCATGACGCTACTAAAGTATCCATTTTCTTTATGAAACATTCAGATTTTTGCAGACATGGAGGAGTTGAGTGTAAAACCAGATCAAGATACTGTCAGAAGAGTGGCACATGCCTTTGAGAAACTCAGTCAAGAAGATAAGAAGAAATTGGTTCTCAAAAGATACAAATCTAAATGGAAGTATATCCACTTCAAAGGGGAAAGGGTCAGAGTGAGAACGGATGTGTGGGATGAAGATGAGGCATGAGTCTATTGAAGCGGAACCTTTCGGGATTAAGGCCCACATCATTGGCTTTCCGTGTTAAACCTTGCTAATTAGAGGAGCACCATTCAAGATTTTATGGATCTTGCAGCTAGGCCGGTAACATCCGCTTGAACTTTCCTTTAGGGTCCAAAGTGACGACTTACGGGTGGACTTTTGTCTGCATCCAAATCTGGAGTGACCTGTTGATGGAGATATGTACAGATAAATGGCAAGATCCACTGTAATAACAAACAAAGGATAGTTTTGCTGTTGTAACATAGAAGGATTTCATATTTGTCTGTTTCCATAGGATTAATGTCTTGTAACCTTAATCAATTTGAAGCAGAGAAGATCcaattttattggattttttgggGAATTAAATACCTTTCTCTGCATGCAGCGACAATGCAGGAACAGTTCTGAGGAGATGGATATGTGGTAGTGAACGAGGAAGAGGAATTGCAGATGGCAGTTAGATTTCTCtagaggtgaaaaaaaaaaaacaggtaaACTGGACCGAACCCACCGTCAGGTACCAGATTTGGTCCGGTACCAGATTTGGTTCGGTCCGGtattggtttcttttttttcaaaaccggtCAAAATTGGTTCGGTTCCAGTTATCATTTTTTCTAATATCGGATCGGACaggttcatatatataatatttaattttttatattgtataaaataaattttatatgattttttatattatatcacaaTTGATAATCATCCACGCAttgcattttatatatatatatatatatattaattatgtgcTCACATAAAATACTAGAGACAGGCTAGATAATAATGTTGATGTGTAAGTTGGTacaaaattggaaaataaaatataattaacatgacagaatgaaattatataatcataaaaaatagcatTCATCCGCGGTAATGGCTGAGAAGGATTTCGACAATTGATAGGACATGTAGTCTTCACAAAAATGGCTTATTATGCAAAGGAGGTTGTATAAAGTAAAATtaagctctttttttttcattttttttcttttaaatttttattttattttatttcaaactcttgaGTAACTATGAATGATGTACAACAAGTAAACTTAAGTCgtgtttgaataaaattagaTCATATTTCACTCCTAAAGTTTAACCATGCATGTACGTACAAATTCAATTTGTTTACTAAACCTTATCAATCACAACAGTTTTTAAGGGATTTTCTATATATCGATGGGTCATAGAAAACATGCTTCAGTATTACTGGTGCTGATTTTTCAAGTCAATGGATATCTTCATGTCCACTGTCTGCTTAATTAAACAGCCTACTTAATTAATCAGTGCATGACCTTTCAAATGTAATGACTTGACCATCAACGTACGTCAtgacttttttttcattttagattaGATCGATAATCCCAATTCACATTATTAGCAGATGTCCTCTCAATCGTgaatccactttttttttaaatcatctaATAAAGGGGTCTTACATTTGTAAATTGAGTATGAAcgctataatatatactaacaaATACAATCTATTAATAATCCACCTTGATGACCTCTAATAAATGAGCTTGGAAGACCATAATACTCGGATCTCATCTTCGTCAATGATCCATGCAACCACGAAGTCAATCCCTAACATGTCATCACAAATTGGTCAATAAAGGAACGATAAAGGAGAATACACTGAAGAAGAGCATTGAGAGCTCATCGAGGAAAGTATACTTCTAAGCTTGTCGGCTGTTTCACGAATAAATTCACTTGTTGTGAGCAGACATCTCTCCTGAAATTGAAGGCACGATTTTCATGCTTGAAGAATTCATATTACGTTCAAGTATTTTACAGTGCAGCATTTGAATGTTCATTCATCCATGAAAGGAAACAAATCAATGATGATCACGTACGTTGTGCATCCACCCAAAATGATGATCACTAATTTCATTATTAGCTCGCTTCGAagaagcgaaaaaaaaaaaaaaacataaaaaaagcCCAATGTCATGTTTTTAAtcctagaaaatttaaaacGGCCAAGCCTTAACACTTGGCCGAGAACTGTAGTACTTGaagtatatatgaataattgCCTTATTTCTTCTATCTGCATCCCTATAATCTTGGAACTGTATAAAGCACAAaggaacataaatcaccatgaaaTTATAACTATGCTAAAGATACTGCCATTGGACTTCTCACAACATGGAGTCCGTCGGTCCAAGTATACCACCCAAAAGAATACTCATCCTTGTTAAGCGTGCTTAGCATCTCGCTTCTTACATTAACTGTGATGGTGAAGCTCTTCTTCTGGCCAACATGATCAAAGAACAAAATACTTGGGGAGGCCCTTATGGAGAATCCCAATGGCGGTCTTGCAGTAAAGAAGTATACGCTCTTACTTCCACCAACGTTTGTGACTGTTCTTGTAACGGTCACGGCGCCATCGAGATTGGGGATTGCTAGGGACGGGTAGTTGAGGTTCATTGCGGCTAGTGGCGATTTGGGACACttgaattttggataaattttgcTGATTGACCCAAAGGTGCAGAGGTAGTGAAGGTAATCGGAGTGCGAGGCATTGTACACTAGGCCAGGGTCTGCTGCTTTTGTGGGGCTGAAGTGGCCGGAGCCATATGCAAAGGGAGTAGCATGATTGCCGGAGTGATCGCTCAATGGCAATCCTACGTTGTTCGTCAACTTGGCTGCAAAGGCAGAAATGTTGAACTTTAGAATATGTTGCATGGCCATGGCAAGCAAAGACATGGTATTAACATCACAACGTTTGAAAGTACTAGAATACTTATATCTAGAGCTTAATACACAAGGGAGAAACTAAAATACTTCCTACCTCCAATAGATCTTAAAGGGTATCACTTCCACTTTACTTAACTCGATATGTATGAAAGGAgtgtagtaaaaaaatattcacaagtACCTGTGGTCATAAGGGCTGATCTTATTGCAGCGCTGCTCCAAGTAGGGTGGATGGCTTTGAGAAGTGCAGCTGCACCAGTCACATGAGGGCATGCCATTGAAGTCCCAGACAAAATATTGTACTTGACAATTCGTTTATCTTCTGCCAACTTTGTAGGAGCATCGCCCTCGCTCCATGCTGCCAGTATATTCAGTCCTGGAGCTGTGATGTCAGGCTGTAAAgtaaaccaaacaaacaattgaaagtaaaattaatcaaatgttCAAAGCCGTAACATATGGATTATGGAGTTTAGTTTTGTTGAATTCGTGTGGCtagaaaaaagattaaaaagaaaactcgTATCATAAATGCGTGAAAATAGACCTGCATGCAGAAAGTTTAATTACCTTGAGAATATTAAGGTCAATGACATTTGGACCTCTACTAGTGAAGGCAGCCATGAATGGTGCTGGCTTGGTATGCAGCACTGTCCTTCCTGGTATGATGATCGCCTTTGGATTCTCTGTAGAGTTGATGTATCCAAGGATTCTAACTGCATCATTATAAGCCACTGCAGAGGCAGGAAGCACGTGAGCATCACATGGTAACTCGCCGCCGGCAGCCTGAATGTTTCCAAGGATAAGACCAGCACCACCAGCCCTCTTCACTTCGAAGCCTTTTCCAACTCTTGTCCCAAGACCTCTCATGCACAACACTATCTTTCCCTTGGCCTTCTCAGGTGAAAGAGAGTCGGGGAGGCATTGTCTGCAGCAATGATTAGTCCAAATCATTAAGCAAGTCAAATTAGCCAAAGTCTTTGTTTTGATCACTGAAAGCAAGAGtcaaattagagagagagagagagagagagagagaaattaccCTAGAGCGTCTTTGGTCATGTTTGGATTAGCAATATCTGCTGCGTATACTAATGGGTACAACTTGTTGTCCAGCTTAGATGGAGCCACAGCTTGCCCCTAGTAATTAGTCAACAAAAAGTGAAACAAACCAAGGCAAGGTTCATGatcaatatttcaagagtaaaaacaaaaaccaaggCAGCTTAGATGGATCATCACCGTTGGATGTTTGATTTGCAATTTGGTAGTACAGTTTTGTTAATTGTTCTCCTTAATTTATACagaaaaatttctcaaaaatgcTAATTCTAACTAAATTCAAAAGAGACGTGTAAACTATTTTGTAACATTTTCCAACTCTTTACCTCAATTCTCAGACCATTTCCCAACACAACAGGAGAGACAAACTCGCGGTCCACGCTACTAGCACCAACGGTGATGATCCATGGAGCAATGTTTGATAAAGTTGAAGGTGTAGGGCCCGAGTTCCCAGCACTACATGAAACTACTATGTTTCTCTTCGTGGCATGGAGGGCTCCAATTGCAATGTAATCATCCGTATAGTTAACAGGTTTATCAGTCCCAATGGAAATGCTTAGAACATTGACACCATCACCAATGGCATCGTCCATGGCCGCTAACATGTCTACCTCATAGCATGTGTTCCCGTCTGCTTTCGAGTGGCCTGGTACTGGCCAACAGGCTTTGTATATGGCGAGGCGGACGAGTGGTGCTCCGCCAGAGG
This genomic interval from Juglans regia cultivar Chandler chromosome 3, Walnut 2.0, whole genome shotgun sequence contains the following:
- the LOC108998030 gene encoding subtilisin-like protease SBT5.6; its protein translation is MRFSIISIILLLLLPFLASCVQKQVYIVYFGDHSGEKALHEIEETHHSYLLSVKNTEEEARASLLYSYKHSINGFAAVLTPEEATKLSDLEEVVSVSRSDPKKYSLHTTRSWEFVGLEEGERKQSWWKGSGDHVLSKARYGQDVIVGVLDSGVWPESKSFSDEGMGPIPKSWKGICQTGVAFNSSHCNRKLIGARYYLKAYEIYSGPLNTTEDYRSARDKDGHGTHTASTVGGRMVPNASAIGGFALGTASGGAPLVRLAIYKACWPVPGHSKADGNTCYEVDMLAAMDDAIGDGVNVLSISIGTDKPVNYTDDYIAIGALHATKRNIVVSCSAGNSGPTPSTLSNIAPWIITVGASSVDREFVSPVVLGNGLRIEGQAVAPSKLDNKLYPLVYAADIANPNMTKDALGQCLPDSLSPEKAKGKIVLCMRGLGTRVGKGFEVKRAGGAGLILGNIQAAGGELPCDAHVLPASAVAYNDAVRILGYINSTENPKAIIIPGRTVLHTKPAPFMAAFTSRGPNVIDLNILKPDITAPGLNILAAWSEGDAPTKLAEDKRIVKYNILSGTSMACPHVTGAAALLKAIHPTWSSAAIRSALMTTAKLTNNVGLPLSDHSGNHATPFAYGSGHFSPTKAADPGLVYNASHSDYLHYLCTFGSISKIYPKFKCPKSPLAAMNLNYPSLAIPNLDGAVTVTRTVTNVGGSKSVYFFTARPPLGFSIRASPSILFFDHVGQKKSFTITVNVRSEMLSTLNKDEYSFGWYTWTDGLHVVRSPMAVSLA